A region from the Desulfuribacillus alkaliarsenatis genome encodes:
- a CDS encoding arsenic resistance protein, translating to MSFIEKYQTLIILLAVVVGLLLGQLEVITYFSQHLIVPALFLLFYGMFLSISLSDVRQGFTNSKFVKVSLAINFLWTPLLAWLLGAMFLSDHPYLWLGFIMLMVTPCTDWYVIFTGIAKGNVNQSLAILPINFILQLILLPVYLYIFTGVMGGIVYTDLIKSIVIVLLIPLLSANITRKLLHAKNKSDILEDKLIPFFSKTNIIFLSLAIAAMFASQGYQLLENVEILLLMIIPILLFFIINFTIGQFVGRAMYLARADIVSLNFTTLARNSPVALGIAVVAFPDQPLVALALIIGPLLELPILAVIAKVLLLMNNSKKQDLAADNKKD from the coding sequence ATGAGTTTTATCGAAAAATACCAAACACTTATTATACTACTCGCGGTTGTAGTTGGTTTATTGTTAGGACAATTAGAGGTGATTACATACTTTTCTCAGCATCTAATAGTACCTGCACTTTTTTTATTATTTTATGGGATGTTTCTATCAATTTCCTTAAGCGATGTAAGGCAAGGGTTCACAAACTCTAAGTTTGTAAAAGTTAGCTTAGCTATTAATTTCCTGTGGACACCGCTCCTAGCTTGGTTACTCGGAGCAATGTTTTTATCTGATCATCCATATCTATGGCTCGGATTTATCATGTTAATGGTGACTCCGTGCACGGATTGGTATGTAATTTTTACGGGAATCGCTAAGGGCAATGTTAATCAGTCATTAGCTATTTTACCGATAAACTTCATATTACAGCTGATACTACTGCCAGTATATTTATATATCTTTACAGGGGTAATGGGTGGCATTGTTTATACTGATTTGATAAAGAGTATAGTAATTGTTTTGCTGATACCATTATTATCTGCGAACATTACACGTAAGCTTTTACATGCAAAAAACAAAAGCGATATTTTAGAAGATAAGCTAATTCCTTTTTTTAGCAAAACAAACATTATTTTTCTGTCATTAGCAATTGCAGCAATGTTTGCATCTCAAGGTTATCAGTTGCTAGAAAATGTAGAAATTTTACTCTTAATGATAATACCGATTCTCTTATTCTTTATTATTAACTTTACAATTGGTCAATTTGTTGGTAGAGCAATGTACCTTGCTCGTGCAGATATAGTTAGCTTAAACTTTACTACTTTGGCGCGTAATTCTCCAGTTGCATTAGGTATTGCAGTAGTTGCATTTCCAGATCAACCATTGGTGGCACTTGCTTTAATCATAGGGCCTTTGTTAGAACTACCAATACTCGCTGTTATAGCGAAGGTTTTATTGCTAATGAATAATTCTAAAAAGCAAGATTTGGCAGCAGATAACAAAAAAGATTAG
- the rd gene encoding rubredoxin codes for MKKYECEICGYIYDPAEGDPDNGVAPGTAFEDVPDEWLCPLCGVPKSDFEPVDE; via the coding sequence ATGAAAAAGTATGAGTGTGAAATATGTGGTTATATTTATGATCCAGCAGAAGGGGACCCTGATAACGGGGTTGCACCTGGAACGGCTTTCGAGGATGTTCCTGATGAGTGGTTATGTCCGCTATGTGGCGTGCCAAAATCAGACTTCGAACCAGTGGATGAGTAA
- a CDS encoding HD-GYP domain-containing protein, which produces MIYTTIDNVRYGQVLGRNLYTKDGNVLLRSGVVLSVGLISRLKEIGVSAIYIKDERFNDIEVKDLVSEETRREAMSNLSIAVERVQAGKDFDINSFKKTTDNIVSEIMQNNNILVNLTDIRTKDNKLFVHSLNTCMISVLMGIHLKVSNIQLAELAIGSLLHDIGKSLPDIPENDHPVQGFNILRKKYDFNIVTAHIALQHHEHVDGSGYPRGVKGDEIPLFAKIVAVADYFDTLLAREDLKPYEACEKIMAEANSKFDLNIINVFLKSVSIYPTGSWVTLTNGDIGVVVKQHKGLPSRPVVRVFSASSKEGDLNLDDTELKDIDLANEKTIFIKHAITE; this is translated from the coding sequence ATGATTTATACTACGATAGATAATGTAAGATACGGGCAAGTCCTAGGGCGTAATCTGTACACAAAGGATGGCAACGTTTTATTAAGAAGCGGTGTTGTTTTATCGGTGGGATTAATTAGTCGCTTGAAAGAAATTGGTGTTAGTGCAATCTACATAAAAGATGAACGATTTAATGATATTGAAGTGAAAGACTTAGTATCAGAAGAAACTCGCAGAGAAGCAATGAGCAATTTATCGATTGCGGTAGAGAGAGTACAAGCAGGGAAGGATTTTGACATCAATTCATTTAAAAAAACAACGGACAATATAGTTTCTGAGATTATGCAAAATAACAATATATTAGTAAATTTAACTGATATTCGTACAAAGGATAATAAGTTATTCGTACATTCTCTAAACACCTGCATGATATCTGTGCTCATGGGTATACACTTGAAAGTTAGCAATATACAATTAGCGGAACTAGCAATTGGCTCGCTTCTGCACGACATTGGTAAAAGCCTACCTGATATACCAGAAAATGATCACCCTGTCCAAGGTTTTAATATTTTAAGAAAAAAATACGATTTCAATATCGTTACAGCTCATATAGCTCTTCAGCACCATGAACATGTTGATGGTAGCGGTTATCCTAGGGGAGTAAAAGGTGATGAAATACCGTTATTTGCAAAAATTGTTGCTGTTGCTGATTATTTTGATACTCTGCTAGCTAGGGAAGACTTGAAACCATACGAAGCATGCGAAAAAATTATGGCCGAAGCTAATAGTAAATTTGATTTAAATATCATAAACGTGTTCCTGAAATCGGTTTCTATATATCCTACTGGTAGCTGGGTAACACTCACTAACGGAGATATAGGAGTTGTCGTTAAACAGCATAAAGGTTTACCTTCAAGACCTGTGGTGAGAGTATTTAGCGCATCTAGTAAAGAAGGAGATTTAAATTTAGATGATACGGAATTAAAAGACATTGACTTAGCAAATGAAAAAACTATATTTATTAAACACGCAATTACTGAGTAA
- a CDS encoding SDR family NAD(P)-dependent oxidoreductase: MAGKTIVITGATSGIGLEMTKQLAMKGHKLIMACRNLDKANQVKEKILKEYSEADIEILEIDMSSFASISSFAQNFTAKYNQLDVLINNAGVFCDKLATTKDGFEMTMGVNYLGPIVLTRMLLPTITKTPNALIINITSKSAFYGKIKLNSNMFSSKTHGFKAYSASKLAQIHFTIDLAEELKDTGVTVNAAYPGRVATNIWNGETFMMKLVAPIMNRRSISAEQGAKTGVYLAISPEVAGITGKMFDQEQKVVEYPPICLDKEIRKELMIISQNAIQTKVFK; this comes from the coding sequence TTGGCGGGAAAGACAATAGTAATTACGGGAGCTACAAGTGGCATAGGATTAGAGATGACAAAACAGCTTGCAATGAAAGGTCATAAACTAATTATGGCTTGCAGGAATCTAGATAAAGCTAATCAAGTCAAAGAGAAGATTCTTAAAGAATACTCAGAAGCTGATATTGAAATCCTAGAGATTGATATGTCATCCTTTGCATCAATTAGTAGCTTTGCTCAGAATTTCACTGCTAAGTATAATCAACTAGATGTTTTAATTAATAATGCTGGTGTTTTCTGTGATAAACTAGCAACCACTAAGGATGGTTTTGAAATGACTATGGGTGTGAACTATTTGGGCCCTATAGTATTGACTAGGATGCTGCTTCCGACGATTACTAAAACTCCAAATGCCCTTATTATCAATATAACTTCTAAGTCAGCGTTTTATGGTAAAATCAAATTAAATTCGAACATGTTTTCGAGTAAAACCCATGGGTTCAAAGCATATTCGGCATCTAAGCTGGCACAAATACATTTTACCATCGACTTAGCTGAGGAATTAAAAGATACAGGTGTTACTGTCAACGCGGCTTATCCAGGGCGTGTAGCAACTAACATATGGAATGGCGAAACATTTATGATGAAACTTGTTGCACCTATAATGAATCGCAGAAGTATTTCTGCTGAGCAAGGAGCAAAGACTGGTGTGTACTTAGCAATTTCCCCTGAAGTAGCTGGAATTACGGGTAAAATGTTTGATCAAGAACAAAAAGTTGTAGAATACCCACCAATATGTCTGGATAAGGAAATTAGAAAGGAATTAATGATAATAAGTCAAAATGCAATTCAAACTAAAGTATTTAAGTAA
- a CDS encoding YccF domain-containing protein, with protein sequence MSFVGNIIWLVFGGLIAFILWSIAGLILCITIIGIPFGIQCFKIATFVLWPFGKEIELGHFGAGGLLLNIIWLIFLGWELALAHLIIGVLLCLTIIGIPFGLQHFKFAQLGLIPFGARIHYSNI encoded by the coding sequence ATGAGTTTTGTTGGTAATATTATATGGCTAGTATTTGGCGGGTTAATAGCATTTATCTTATGGTCTATAGCAGGGCTGATTTTGTGTATAACGATTATTGGGATACCCTTTGGCATTCAATGTTTTAAGATTGCAACATTTGTGCTGTGGCCATTTGGAAAAGAAATAGAGCTTGGCCACTTTGGAGCAGGTGGATTACTTTTAAATATAATATGGTTAATTTTTTTAGGATGGGAACTAGCTCTAGCTCATCTTATAATAGGCGTACTGTTATGCCTAACAATTATAGGTATACCATTTGGACTGCAGCATTTTAAGTTTGCGCAGCTTGGTCTCATACCATTTGGAGCTAGGATACACTATTCTAATATATGA
- a CDS encoding AAA domain-containing protein, whose product MDIEKHLILVKGEDKTEAISHCEKRDGQWHIQFQKGKTYTYNYNNVQWFSNPQLLDTTSTLVYENEQPLSGIQKIINFVEYIRICFISGYKKLYTKDEITIERSLNDSEALKILEYLKKAAEKISVGDEEENSFLYKQYNSLQSISPRSVLATYLKPKELKRSSNPQTPIFPFGFNLSQKEATEKAINEHISIIEGPPGTGKTQTILNILANAVMNDKTVAIVSNNNAATANVIEKLHKYGVDFIAAYLGNNENKTKFITGQSGAYPDMRSWAMDDEYYQSLQMEIEENSKELNEMLAIKNNVAKLKHELSVITVEKEYFDKYFNDMNELKPYRSLYEHTSDKVLALCMNYLQLEKQGVPLHLLQKIKYFFSFGIFNFSFFNNQTEDIIGFLQNYFYELKILELKKQISKFEERLERYHFNKAMKKYSEDSMRLFKAKLAKMYANIKERPMFTSNFTWKGFEAFIDEYPVIMSTTHSLRNCANKNYLFDYVIMDEASQVDIVSGALALSCAKNAVIVGDLMQLPNVVPNEVAEETDRIFNTYNLNEVYRYSNHSMLSSVANLIEDVPKTLLREHYRCHPKIIGFCNQKYYNNGLVILTEEANQDKPLVVYKTVKGNHARGTYNQRQIDVIVEEIIPEQIGDDTNQSIGIISPYRMQVTKLSEHFDSKNIEIDTVHKYQGREKDTIIISTVVNEINDFVDNPNLVNVAISRAVKKLIIVVSDNDKNDNSNIGDLIKYIKYNNFEIINSKVYSVFDLLYHCYSEQLRAIMKTRKNVSKYQSEILIDMLIEKVLSQDKYRSLEYVMHVPLKMLLRDTNLLNERERHFASNVLTHTDFVIFNRLDKMPVLVVEVDGYKFHDQNPEQLKRDQMKDTILEKYGIPILRLKTNESQEEVRLENKLHTIHVG is encoded by the coding sequence GTGGATATTGAAAAACATCTTATACTAGTTAAGGGTGAGGACAAAACTGAAGCTATTAGTCATTGTGAAAAGCGAGACGGTCAATGGCATATTCAGTTTCAGAAAGGTAAGACATATACCTATAATTATAATAATGTTCAATGGTTTTCTAATCCACAATTGTTAGATACTACTTCGACACTTGTATATGAAAATGAGCAACCGTTATCTGGTATCCAGAAAATAATAAACTTTGTTGAATATATTAGGATTTGTTTCATATCAGGTTATAAAAAACTATATACCAAAGACGAAATTACAATCGAAAGAAGTCTAAATGATTCAGAAGCCCTTAAAATATTGGAATATCTAAAAAAAGCAGCAGAAAAAATTAGCGTAGGGGATGAAGAAGAGAATAGCTTTCTGTACAAGCAGTATAATAGTTTACAATCTATTAGTCCAAGGTCTGTACTAGCTACCTACTTAAAGCCTAAAGAGCTAAAACGTTCATCTAATCCCCAAACACCGATATTTCCTTTTGGCTTCAATCTAAGTCAGAAGGAGGCAACAGAAAAAGCAATAAACGAGCATATTAGTATCATCGAGGGGCCTCCAGGTACGGGCAAAACGCAGACGATATTAAATATATTAGCAAATGCAGTTATGAATGATAAAACAGTAGCAATTGTATCGAATAACAACGCAGCGACAGCTAACGTAATTGAGAAGCTACACAAATACGGTGTGGACTTTATAGCAGCTTACTTAGGAAATAATGAAAACAAAACAAAGTTTATTACAGGTCAATCGGGAGCGTACCCAGATATGCGTTCTTGGGCAATGGATGACGAGTATTACCAATCACTACAAATGGAAATTGAAGAAAATAGTAAAGAGCTTAATGAAATGCTAGCCATCAAAAACAACGTTGCAAAACTTAAACATGAATTATCGGTTATAACTGTGGAAAAAGAATATTTCGACAAGTATTTTAACGATATGAATGAACTTAAACCTTACCGTAGCTTATATGAGCACACTTCCGACAAAGTCTTAGCCCTATGTATGAATTATCTGCAGCTTGAAAAGCAAGGAGTTCCACTACATCTGCTGCAAAAGATTAAGTATTTCTTTAGCTTTGGTATATTTAATTTCTCGTTCTTTAATAATCAAACGGAAGATATTATAGGATTCTTGCAGAACTATTTTTATGAATTGAAAATATTAGAATTGAAAAAGCAAATTAGTAAGTTTGAAGAACGTCTTGAACGGTACCATTTCAATAAGGCTATGAAGAAATATAGCGAAGATTCGATGAGGCTTTTCAAGGCAAAGCTGGCAAAGATGTACGCTAATATTAAAGAACGACCGATGTTTACTTCTAACTTCACTTGGAAAGGATTTGAAGCATTTATCGATGAATACCCAGTCATAATGAGCACAACCCATTCTTTAAGAAATTGTGCTAATAAGAATTACTTATTTGACTATGTTATCATGGATGAAGCATCGCAGGTTGATATAGTCTCGGGCGCCTTGGCGCTATCATGTGCTAAGAATGCCGTGATTGTTGGTGATTTAATGCAGTTACCCAATGTAGTTCCTAACGAAGTTGCTGAGGAAACCGATCGCATATTTAATACATATAATTTGAACGAGGTGTATCGTTACTCTAACCATAGCATGCTATCTTCCGTTGCAAACTTAATAGAAGATGTTCCAAAGACTCTATTGAGAGAGCACTACCGCTGTCACCCAAAGATAATTGGATTTTGCAATCAAAAGTATTACAATAATGGGCTTGTTATCTTAACGGAAGAAGCTAATCAGGATAAGCCATTAGTGGTATACAAAACAGTAAAGGGAAACCATGCTCGCGGAACGTATAATCAGCGTCAAATCGATGTCATAGTAGAAGAAATCATCCCTGAGCAAATAGGAGATGATACGAATCAGTCGATTGGTATTATTTCGCCATATCGTATGCAAGTCACTAAGCTCTCTGAGCATTTTGATAGCAAAAATATTGAAATTGACACGGTTCATAAATATCAAGGGCGTGAGAAAGATACAATCATCATTTCTACTGTAGTTAATGAAATTAACGACTTTGTTGATAATCCTAATCTGGTAAACGTTGCAATCTCAAGAGCAGTCAAGAAATTAATTATTGTTGTTTCGGATAATGACAAAAATGATAATAGTAATATTGGTGATTTAATAAAATATATTAAATACAACAATTTTGAAATCATTAACAGCAAAGTATACTCCGTATTTGATTTGCTATACCATTGTTACTCTGAGCAACTAAGAGCCATTATGAAAACTAGGAAGAACGTATCAAAGTATCAATCAGAGATATTAATAGATATGCTTATAGAAAAAGTCTTAAGTCAAGATAAGTATAGAAGTCTTGAATATGTTATGCATGTACCGCTAAAAATGCTTTTACGAGATACGAATTTGTTGAACGAAAGAGAACGTCATTTTGCATCGAATGTTTTAACTCATACCGATTTTGTTATTTTCAATAGACTAGACAAAATGCCTGTATTGGTAGTAGAAGTAGATGGGTACAAGTTCCACGATCAAAACCCGGAGCAATTAAAGCGCGATCAAATGAAAGACACAATCTTGGAGAAATATGGTATACCTATTCTAAGGTTAAAGACAAATGAAAGCCAAGAAGAAGTTAGATTAGAAAACAAACTCCATACAATCCATGTTGGGTGA
- a CDS encoding topoisomerase DNA-binding C4 zinc finger domain-containing protein, with translation MEPLDLIINEFLKRFYIIYIIFGLSILLMVVTFIMVRLKQTNTKIIETSTSYNEKTCPQCGGKLIQKNGKYGAFMGCSSYPRCKHTASID, from the coding sequence ATGGAACCTTTAGACCTAATTATTAATGAATTTTTAAAAAGATTTTATATCATATACATAATATTCGGACTATCCATACTTCTTATGGTAGTAACATTTATAATGGTTAGATTAAAACAAACTAATACAAAAATAATAGAAACAAGCACTTCATATAATGAAAAAACATGTCCACAATGTGGTGGAAAGTTAATTCAGAAGAATGGAAAATATGGAGCGTTCATGGGATGTAGTTCGTATCCAAGATGCAAACATACAGCAAGTATCGACTAA